Genomic window (Terriglobia bacterium):
CACCGACTACCAGCGCGACCGCGACCGCGTTGTCCACGCGCGCGCCTTCCGCCGCCTCGAGGACAAAACCCAGGTCTTCACCCGCCGCTACTCTGACCACTTCCGCAACCGCTTGACCCACACCATCGAGGTGGCGCAGATTTCGCGCACCATCGCCGCACAACTCGGGCTGGAGGTGGACCTGGTCGAGGCGCTTGCGCTGGTTCACGACATCGGCCATCCGCCCTTCGGCCACGCCGGCGAAAAGGCGCTCGACGCCGCCATGCGGGCCCACGGCTCCTTTTTCGACCACAACCTGCACGCGCTGCGCATCGTCGAGGACTTCGAGCAGCGCTACGCCGCCTTCCGCGGGCTCAACCTCACGTTTGAAGTCCGCGAAGGCATCATCAAGCACTCCCGCGATTGCAGCCCGCAGGAGTTTCCCGAGCTTGCCGAGTACCTGCTCGACCAGCGTCCGCCGCTGGAGGCGCAGCTCATTGACCTCACCGACGAGATCGCCTACAACACCGCCGACCTCGACGACGGCTACGAGGCCCACATCCTCAAACTCGAGGATATCCGCGCCGGCCTGCCCGTCTTCAATCGCTTTTACGAACAGGCGGAGGCGCGCTATCCGGCAGTCCGCGAGAAACTGAAATTCAACGAAGCGCTCAAGGCCGTGCTCGACCGCATGGTTTCCGACCTGATCTCGGCGGCATGCCGCCGCATCGACGAAGCCGGCGTGAAGTCGCTCGCCGACGTTCGCGCCTGCCCCACGCGCTTGGCCGGCTTCAGCGCTGAAGTCGAAACCGAGCGCCTTCAGTCGAAGTCATTTCTCCACGAAAAGCTCTATTACAGCGACGCACTGCGACCGGAAAAGTCCGGCGCCGAGCGCGTCGTGACCGAATTGTTCTCCTACTGGACGGCGCATCCCGAGTCGCTGCCCACGAGCTATCGCGAGCAGACCACCCGCGAGCCCGTGCACCGCATTGTTTGCGATTACATTGCCGGCATGACCGACAGCTTCATCCTCCACCAGCACCGGGAACTCTGTGGCAACGGTGGAAGCGCCGGGCTCTAGTAGTTCCTGGTCGGTTCCGCCCAGCCACCAGCGACCAACTACCGAAAACGTGAACTCAGCTAAAATCAAAAGCGATGAAGCCCACACCGTTCCTGCTTCTCCTGTTTGCGTCTTCCCTCTGCGTCGCTCAAAGCACCGCCGCCGTCCCCGTCACCAGGGAACCTCACCACCACCTCATTCTGGAGAACCAGTACACGCGCGTCTTCGATGTCACCGTCGCGCCCCACGAATCCACGCTCATGCACCGCCACGACAACGACTACGTTGCCGTCATCCTCTCGCCCTCCGAGATTCAGAACGCGGTCGAAGGCAAGCCCGTCACCACCGGACGCGCCGGACTGGGCGAAGTGCGCTTCGTCTCCGCACCCATGACTCACCGCCTCACCGACACCGGCGACAAGCCGTTTCGCAACATCACCATTGAAATTCTGCACAAGAAGTCACCCCAGGCGAACGTGCCCGCCACCGAGCGCGGCCTCGACGTCGGCCACGGCGGCATGAGCGACGTCGTCGTGGACAACCGCGAGGTGCGCGTACAGGAAGTGCAGATTGGCCCCGGCGGCATGCTGCACAAGCACACCCACAAGTTTCCTTTCCTGGTGGTGGCCATCAGCGACCTCGACCTGCACAACATGCCGCAAGGCAAGCCGGCGACCATGCTGCATCAGAAAGCCGGCGCGGTGAAATGGATCGGCGCCGGTTCCACCCACGAAATGATGAACATGGGCAAGCAGCAAGCCCACTTCATCGAGGTCGAATTCAAGTAGCGAATCGAGGAAACAGCCTGCCCAAAACGAAAGACAAGAACAAAGGCACGGAAGCCGCTCCGTGCCCTTTTCATTTCTTCATCCGTGAAAATCCGCGGCGATCGTGGCTACACTTTTGCCGTAGCCGGCTTCACCAACTCGATGATCGCCGGCACGCTGAACACTACCGCGCTGAACAATAGATCCGACACCACCTCGTTGCGGAAAAACGGCAGTGCGGCGGCATAGCACGCCGCCAGACCGCTGAGGTTGTGTGGGTACATGTTCCACACCAGCCACACCGCGAAGTTGCTGATGGCGAAAAACGACACCGCCGTCGCCAGGGCCGCGCCCGCGATCCGCGCCGGGCCGGCATTCCTACCCAGCAGCGTTCCCAACCCGACCACTGCCGCGTACCAGGCGATGGTGGCAAGATGATCGACCGTGTAGGGATACCCATAGACAAACTTGGTCAGCACGACATCGCTGCCCGCCAGCAGCAGCACTGGAATCCACGCCTGCTTCCGCGGACCGCGCGCCCCGAAAAACAACAGCGAGGCGCCCACCGGCGTGAAGTTCAGCCACATTTCAGGACGCAGCAGAAGCAGAAAACGGGTCGCAATGGCGAGAACCACAAACAGGTAAGCCAGCATGAATTCCTCCCCGATGTCAGGCGATGATTCTCATGCTGCGGGCGTTGAATCGTCAAGCGGAACCCGCCGCGGTCCCAGCTAATCCGGTTGCTGCGGCTGCGACCCGAACCACTCCGCCACCTCGTGCATGTTCGGGTCCAGCAGGACGCGCGCCCCCAGCGTGTGGTTGCGCCGGCGAACCAGGTCGGGATATTCGAAGCGCAGGTCGTAGAAGCGCACCACGTATCCCTTCTGCCCCGCTTCCGTGGGCTCGACTTCCACCACGGGATACTGTGCCCAGTCCAGGTACACCCGTCCCAGCCGCGTGTTCTTGGCAGCCTCGAGCACCGGCGTCTCCTCCCGCTTGTAGCGGGTTTCGCTGCGTGCCCCCGGATCCACCTCCGGCACAAGGGAATCCACGATCACGCGCTCGTAGAAGTTCTCCGTCTCCACCACCCCGTACCACTTGAACGGATTCAGGTAATAGGGAAACGCCGACACCCGCAGCGGCGCGGCCTCGTGATACAGCCGCGCGTCCAACGCCGCCACCGCGCGCCGATGCTGATAGTCCCGCACGCCCCAGAGCGCGACCATCAGCACTAGCGCGGTAATGGCTCCGCCCTGTCCCCGGGGACGCCGCCGCACCCCGATCTCCTCATTAATCAGCGCGAACAACGCTGGCAACGCCAGTCCCGCCAGAAAGAACGCGTACAGCAGCGGCTCGAAGATGAACACGATGTCCCACGAATACCACCTGTAGGAGAACGGCTCGAACGGCCGCACCCCGTAGTTGTTGGTGAAATCCAGCAGGATATGGCTCAACGCGGCAATCAGCGCGAACCCGTACAGCAGGCCCCAGCGCGGCGTTTTCGGCAGCACTGGACCCGTGGCCGCGCCCGCGGGCTCCGGTCCTCTCCTCCGTTTCACCAGCCACAGCAGGTAGACAAAGCCGATGACGAAGGCAGCGACAAACGGCGCTCCGACGAATGCGTGCGTGATCCCCCGGTGATGCGCGAAGCCATCAATTCGGCTCTTGAAGGACCAGACAACGTCGAGGTCGGCCGCTTCCGCCGCCAACACGCACGTGGTGGTCGCCAGCAGCGTCTTGCGGTTCAGCCCGGCGGCGCGCGAGATGCAGGCACCGGTCAGAAAATGGGTCAGCGGCTCCAAGCTGTACACAATATCAAAATCGTCCTGTCAACTGACTCCTGACTACCGGCTCCTGACTCACGCCTACATTCCCTGCGACGTACGCGGCCACCTTTCATCTCTGTAGTCGAAGGAATAATGAATAATAACGAGGAACTTATGTCCAAACCTGTCCCTGTCGGCGCCCGCGCCGAACTTGAAATGACGGTCGAGCTGAAAGACACGCTCACCGGCGTTCACCCCGAGCTTCCGCCAGTGCTTTCCACGCCACGAATGATCCGCCTCATGGAGGAGGCGTGCTTTCACGCGCTGCAGCCCTACGCCGAGGGTGACGAGATCACCGTCGGCACGCACATCAACGTCTCGCACAAGGCCGCCACCGGCATCGGCATCAAGGTGAAGGCCGAGGCGGTCATGGAATCCTTCGACGGTCGCTTCTACACCATGCGTGTCCGCGCCTGGGACGAGGACAACGAAATCGGCAGCGGCACCGTGAACCGCGCCTTCGTCGGCGTCGCCAAATTCATGTCGCGGGTGAAGAGCAAGGGTGCATAGTCGTCGGGCTCACGCACACACTAAAGCTCTCGTTGCCTTTGGTCCTTCCATGCAGGTCTGAAGCCCTGCTCCACCCGATTACTGGTCTGATCTCACTACCGCCCACACCCGTCAATTACAATCAACCCTTCCATGCCCTTCTGCTTCGACATCCTGGCCCGGTCCGGGGCTGCCCGCCGCGCGCGCATGTCCACCGCGCACGGCCCGGTCGAGACTCCGGTTTTCATGCCCGTCGGCACGCAGGCGACGGTGAAAGCGGTCCCGCAGGACGTGCTCGAAGAACTAGGCGCACAGATCATTCTCGGCAACAACTACCACCTCTATCTGCGGCCCGGGGCAGAGCAGATTCGCTCTCTCGGCGGCCTGCACCGTTTCATGAGCTGGGAGCGCGCCCTACTCACCGACTCCGGCGGATTCCAGGTCTGGAGCCTGAGCGAGATGCGCAAGCTATCCGACGAGGGCGTCGAATTTCGCTCGCACCTCGACGGTTCGCTGCATTTCTTCACCCCGGAATCGGCAACGGCCTCGCAGATTGCCCTCGGCGCTGACATCATCATGGCCTTCGACGAGTGCACGGAATACCCCACCGATCACCAACACGCGCGACAGTCCATGGAGTTGACCCTCAGGTGGGCCGAGCGCTGCAAAAAGGCTGCAGGCTGCAGGCTCCAGGCTTCAGGCGAACCAAGCGGAGAACCTGAAGCCTGGAGCCTGGAGCCTGGAGCCCCTGCCCTCTTTGCCATCGTCCAAGGCGGGATGCACCCCGACCTGCGCCGCGAGTGTGCCCTGCGCCTGGTGGATATGGATTTTCCCGGCTACGCCATCGGCGGCCTCAGCGTCGGCGAGCCGCGTGCGCTCACCCGCGAGATCGTGGAATCCACGCTGGAGCATCTGCCCACGGACAAGCCTCGCTACCTCATGGGCGTGGGCACGCCGGAAGAGATCGTCGAATACGCCGCGCTCGGCGTGGACATGATGGACTGCGTGCATCCCACGCGCGCCGCCCGCCACGGCTTGCTGTTCACTTCCGAGGGCAAGATCAACATCAAGGGCGCCCGCTACGCCGCCGATCCGGGTCCGCTCGACCCCAATTGCTCCTGCCGCGTCTGTGCCCGCTACTCGCGCGCCTACTTGCGCCACCTGTTTTCCACCCATGAGGTGCTCGGACAGGTGCTGAACTCCATCCATAATCTGGCCTACTACCTTGACACCATGAAACGGGTGCGGCATTCTATAGAACTTGGGGAATTCAGTAGTTCTCTTTCTGCTCTCCGGCCGCAGACTTTGAACTCCCCTGCTCGTACCCAAAGGGAAGATCCGACTATCGCCCCATCGCGAGAATAAGCGGCTGGGGTTCCCGGGATCCGTCGGTTTTTGATGATCGTTCGGCCGCGCGGGTGCCGACCTGTAGGGCGGAGCCGCGACAGCGCGCCGCTGGAGCTTGCCCTGAGCGAAATCGCGAGGCGCGCAATGGGTGGTGGCTGGAACGCTGCCCCAGATATCCGGCGCATAAGAATGCGCAGGAGGAGATTTGCACGATTTGACATCGCAAGTAATGGTAATGGCCCTGGCCCAGGGCTCTTCAGGCGGCCGCGGAAGCTCCCTGGTGACGTTTGCTCCCCTGGTCCTGATCTTTGTCATCTTTTACTTCCTGCTGATTCTTCCTCAGCAGAGACGACAAAAGAAGTGGCAGCAGATGTTAAGCGAGCTGAAGACGGGGGACCGCGTGGTGACCAGCGGCGGACTGCGCGGCACGGTGATCGCTTTGCGCGATGATTCCATCCACTTGCGCGTCCCGCCCGACAATTTGCGCCTGGAAGTCAGCCGCAGCTCGATCGTTTCCGTCACCTCGGGCGAAGAGACGAAGACCAGTGGTTAACGTATCAGGGCGCGACTTCAGTCGTGCCGGACTGAGCTAGAAGGAATCGGGGCTTCAGCCCCTGCCGAATGTACGCGGCGTTAGCCGCCGAGGTTTTTTGGCCATCGACCATCGAGGGCCGACCATCGACTGACATGAATAAGACTCTACTCTGGAAATCCATCTTCATCGTTGCCGTGCTGCTGGTCTTTCTCTTCGGCATTGTCGGGCTACCGGGCGGGTTCAGTGGCCCCGCCCTGAAGACCGCCGTTCTGGAGCGCATTCACCTCGGACTCGATCTGAAGGGCGGAACCCACCTCATCCTGCAGGTGATGGTCAACGACGCGGTCAACGCCGATAGCGACCGCGCCATCGAGCGGCTGAAGGATAGCCTGAAGAAAAAGGGCATCGCTTACTCCGACCTCACCAAGCCGGACCCGCAGAACGCTCCCGACCGCATCGCCATCAAGGGCGTGCCGCCGGAGTCGGCCGCCGACCTGCGTGACATTGTCAGCAACCAGTTACCGGAATACGATCTCTCTTCCGGCGCGGAAAATTCCTGGACGCTGGCCATGAAGGCGCAATCGCTCACCGAGCTGAAGAATCGTTCCGTCGCGCAGGCGATCGAGACCATCCGCAACCGCATTGACCAGCTCGGCGTCAGCGAGCCGGTGATCGAGGAGCACGGACTCGGCCAGTACCAGATCCTGGTGCAGCTGCCGGGTGTCGACGATCCCGCGCGCGTCAAGCAGATCATGCAGTCCACCGCCATGCTGGAAATCCGCCAGTCGCTGGCCGGACCCTTCCCCAGCGAGCAGGACGCGCTGGCCTCCAAGAACGGCATCCTGCCTCCCGACTCGGTGCTGATGCAGGGCCGCTCCATCGGCGCCCGCAGCAGTGATCCGACGCAGTCGGCCTGGTACATCATTACGCGCGCCTCGGCCGTTACCGGGCGCGATTTGCGCAGCGCGGAGCCCACCCGCGACGAGAACAACCGTCCCGCCGTCCGTTTCCTGCTGACCGGCGAAGGCGGACGCCGTTTCGCCAGCTTCACCGGCAGCCACGTCGGGGAGCAATTGGCCGTCGTGCTGGATAACAAGGTCCAGGAAGTAGCCACCATTCAGGAACAGATTCACGATGAAGGCCGCATCACCGGCGCCTTCACCGAGGAGCAGGCCAAGGACCTGGCCATGGTGCTGCGTTCCGGCGCGCTGCCCGCTGGCATCCGTTATCTCGAAGTTCAATTTGCTCATCCTGCTCGGATTCCTCGGCTTTAGCGGGGCCACGCTTACCCTGCCCGGCATCGCCGGCGTGATTCTGACGGTCGGCATGGGCGTGGATTCCAACGTGCTGATTTTCGAACGCATCCGCGAGGAGCTGCGCAACGGCAAGACCGCGCCTTCGGCGGTGGAACAGGGCTTCGGCCGCGCCTGGATCACCATCGTGGACACTCACGTCACGACCATTGTCTCGGCGTTCATCCTGTTTATCTTCGGCACCGGGCCGGTGAAGGGATTCGCGGTGACGCTGACCTTCGGCCTGCTGGCCAACCTATTCACTGCCGTGTTCGTGTCGCGGGTGATCTTCGACGCGCATCTCAACAACCTGAAGCGCGGCGAGGTGCTGAGCATTTAGTCGACGGTCTGCGGTCGACGGCTGACGGCCTCGATCGCGGCCCGAATGAAACTTGAATTTTGCAGATTGGGCCGTCGACCGTGGACCGTCGACCGCCGACAAGGGAAACAATGGAGTTCTTTCGCAACCCGAACATACATTTCCTGAAGTACAAGTGGTACTTCCTCGCTTTTTCTTTGATCTTCAGCGTGGCCGGCGTGCTCAGCATGACCTTCTGGCACGGCGTCCCGCTGGGCGTGGACTTCCGCGGCGGCACCTTGGTGTACGTGAAATTCACCCACCCGCCGGACAATAACCAGATCCGCGCCGAACTGGACCGCACCGGCTTGAAAAATGCCCGCATCCAGCGCATCGGCGAGCTTGCCACCAACGAGGTTCTGATCGCCCTCGACATCAAGGAGACCAGCGAAGCGGCGCTCGACCAGGGCAAGAACCAGATCATCAACGCCCTGCAACCGCCCAATCCGCCCGCCGGCAAGCAGGACCTGAACAACGCCGGCAGCCAGAGTATCCAGGACTATTTGATGTCGAAGGACCCGCTGCACCTGGGCACCGACGCCGCCCAGCGCTACGCGGCACTGGCCCAGCAGATCCTGCAAGTCCGCAACAAGGATCGCGGCGGCGCCATCGCTTCCCTTGACGATCTCAGCCGCGCCGGCATTCCCGCGCCCGTCGTCCAGTCCCTGAACGAAGGCTTCTTTACCTCCGACTTCGGCGTGCGCAACGTCGAAATCGTCGGTCCGCAGGTCGGAAAGCAGCTCCAGACCCAGGCCAAGCTGGCGATCCTGTACTCGCTGGCGGGCATGCTGGTTTACCTGTGGTTTCGCTTCGAGCTGATTTACGGCGTCGCCGCCGTGGTCGCCTGCTTCCACGACACGCTGATCACGGTCGGCGCCTTCTCCTTGTTGGGCAAGGAAATCTCCCTCACCGTCATCGCCGCCATCCTTACCCTGGTGGGATATTCGATGAACGATACCATCGTGGTATTTGACCGAATCCGGGAGAATGTTAAACTGCTCCGCCGCGAATCGCTGGCCGAGATCGTAGACCGCAGCATCAACCAGACGCTGAGCCGGACGGTGCTGACCTCCGGTTTAACTTTTCTGACGGTGCTCTCGCTCTACCTGTTCGGCGGCGAAGTGCTCCATGGTTTTAGCTTGGCCCTGGTCATTGGCATCATCATCGGGACGTATTCCTCGATTTTCATCGCGTCCCCCATGTTGGTGGCGTACCAGGATTGGCGTTTGCGAAGGGCGCGCGGATTGGCGGCGCCGGTGCCTGTCCCGGCGCAGCAACGCCGCGAAAAGGTCCGCAGTTAGTATTGAATTTCTGTGCGGCTTTAGCCGCCTAAGCTTTTCGGCCATCGACCATCGACTGCATGGCAGTTCTGGTCCAGAAGAAGTGGGAGCAAAACTCGGGGGTCCGGTGTCTAAACTTACGCAAGCAGAAAATACCGGAGAATAGGCCATGTTTGAAGACAGCCTTATCGAATCGGGACGGAGGCTGAAGAGCAAGCGGGGGGCGACTACACTCCTGTCGTTCGTGCTGCAAGCTCTTCTGCTGGGAATCCTGGTCCTGATTCCTCTGATCTATACCGAAGCGCTGCCCAAGCAGCAATTGATGACGTTTCTGGTAGCGCCTCCTCCGCCTCCACCTCCGCCTCCGCCGGCTGCGATGGCGGTCAAGGTCGTCAAGCAGGTGGTCAGTGAAATCGCCAATGGCCAGTTGCGCACCCCGACCAAGATCCCTGAGAAAGTGCAGATGATCAAGGAAGAGGAAGCCCCGCCTCCGGTTTCCGGCATCGGTGGCGTTGTGGGCGGCGTCCCGGGCGGTGTCCCGGGTGGGTCGATGGGTGGCGTGATTGGCGGCATCATCGGCTCCACCCCGGTGGCGGTGCCCAAGGCGGCGACACCGGTGCGGGTGCGAGTGTCGCAGGGGGTGTCGCAAGGTTTGCTCATCCACCAGGTTAAGCCGGCTTATCCGCCGCTGGCGCGACAGGCCAGAATCCAGGGTTCGGTGGTGCTGCAGGCCGTCATCGCCAAGGACGGCACCATCCAGGGCTTGCATGTCGTTAGCGGCCACCCCATGCTGACTACGGCGGCGGTGGATGCCGTCAAGCAGTGGCGCTACAAGCCCTACTTCTTGAATGGCGAGCCGGTTGAGGTGGAGACGCAGATCACGGTGAATTTCACCCTAGCCGGTTGATCCGGTTTTCTCTCTGCGCCGAGCAACGAGATCGGGGCCGCGCCACCTTGGCCGGCCCACTTGCGCGGGGATCGTGGCCGCCCCCAGCTTCGCCGGCAGGCGACGGCGTAGCTTGGAGGCAGCGGGACGCTGAGCGTCCTACCCCCACTCCCCGGGTTGGTTCGCAATCGCGCCTGATCAGCAGTTCTGAGGAGGAATAAGCAACTCATGCTCGTAGCACTGGCAACTCTCTTTTACACACACGTGCCCACCATCGCGCTGGCCATCTTCCAGGAGGGCGAGATTTCCTGGGACCCCATCTCGCTGTGGAAGCAGATGGGACTGCTGGCGAAAATCGTGGTCATTATCCTGTTCATCATGTCCGGCTGGTCCATCGGCGTGATGATCGACCGCTGGATGGCGTTCAGCGCCGCCCGCAAGCAGTCGCGCGCATTCGCTCCCGCGGTTGCCGGCGCCCTGCGCGAAGGCAAGATTGACGAAGCCATCCGCGTCGCCGAGCGTAACAAAAAGAGCCACCTGGCCAAGGTGGTCACTGCTGGCCTGCAGGAATTCAAGGCGCACGGAGAATCCACCGAGATTCCCGGCGAGCAGATTGAAGCCAGCAAGCGTGCCCTGGAGCGTGCCGAAGCGATCGTTCACGCCGAACTCAAGCGCGGTCTGGGCGGGCTGGCCACCATCGGCGCCACCTCACCCTTCGTCGGCCTGTTCGGCACCGTGGTCGGCATCATCAACGCCTTTAAGGGCATCCAGTCGCAGAAGGCGACCGGTCTGGGCGCTGTCGCCGGCGGTATTTCGGAAGCGCTGGTCACGACCGCCATCGGGCTGTTTGTCGCCATCCCCGCGGTGATGATGTACAACTACCTGTCCGGCCGCGTGGAGGCGTTTGACGTGGAGATGGATAACTCCTCCAGCGAGCTGGTGGACTATTTCCTGAAGCGCCGCAACGCCGCCCGCCGCTAACCGGGGTGGCGCAGGGCTTTAACGAAGTACGTGGTTCGATGCGAGCATAGTTGCTTGTCCCTCCTCGCGGTTGCTCCACCCATCCGCCTGCTTTTGGCGGAGGGCGGGCGACAGGGGGGAGGGACAAACGACCTTCGCTTCGGGAGATCGCGCAGGAGACTCACGTTATGGCAATCGCAAAAAAAGCAATGGCGGTCAACTCCACCATCAATGTCACCCCCATGGTGGACGTGATGCTGGTGCTGCTGATCATTTTCATGGTGATTACGCCCATGTTGCAGCACGGTGTCAGCGTTGATCTGGCTAAGACCAACAACCCGGTGCAGATGCCGGATGCTGACAAGGAAGACGCACTCCTGGTCGCCGTCACCCGCGACGGCAAGGTCTTCTTTGGTAGCGACCAGATCTCGCCCGACCAGCTTACCAACAAGATCAAGGACAAGCTGGTCAGCCGTGTCGACAAGCGTGTCTTTATCAAGGCCGATGCGCGCACCAAGTATGGCAATGTGGTGGAAGTTGTGGACAACGTCCGCGCCGCCGGGGTGGACCAGTTGGGTCTGCTCACCGAGCAGCGCAAGATGGGCGCTCCCGCTCCGCCGCCGAGCGCGCCGGCCGCAGCCGCTCCCACCGGCGGCCAATAGGAATTTATTGCGCCGGGTTGTAGGCGCCGTTTCAGTCTGCCCTTTTCGCAGTTCGGGTCAACTGAAACTGAAACTCGAAACTGAGACTGTTCTTCGATTTTAGAGAGGATTTCTTTATGTCAATGGCAGTTGGAGGACCGGGAAGCGGTCCCTCGGCAGACATGAACGTCACCCCGCTGATCGACGTCCTGCTGGTGCTGCTGATCATTTTCATGGTCATCACCCCGCTGACGCCCAAGGGGCTGGACGCGCTTGTCCCGCAGCCGCCCAAGGACCAGAAGGCGCAGCCGCCGTCCACCGACCGCACCGTGGTGGTGCAGGTCATCAAGACCGGGGGACAGCCCGCGCTTAAGATCAACCAGGAAGACGTTACCTGGGACAAGCTCCAGGGACGGCTGGAAGAAATCTACAAGACCCGCGCCGAGAAGGTGATGTTCGTCAAGGCCGACACCGACCTCGCCTTTGCCGACGTCGCCCAGGTGATCGACATCTCGCACTCGGCCGGCGTGGACAAGGTTGGCTTGATCACCGCCAAGATCGAGGCCGGCAACTAGTTCTTCCCGGAAGGGCACGGCGGAACCCGTCCCGAGCTAAGCGAGGGAACCGTGCCGTCCGAGCTTGCAATGACAAAGACGGCTTTAGCCGCGGCGGTCTTTGGCCATCGACCTTCGACCATCGCTTTATGGAGAGACCACTGATGAACCGAGGCGCACGAGTACTGGCGTTCGCCGCCATAGTCCTGGCTCTGTTTACGCTCGCCGGCTGCAACAAGCTGCGCGCGCGCGACCAGCTCAACAAGGGCGTACAGGCATATAAGAACGCAAAATACGAAGAGGCAATCGAGAAGTTCAAGAACGCGGTTGCCCTCGATCCGTCGCTGATTAATGCCCGCCTTTATCTTGCCACTGCCTATGCCCAGCAATACATCCCGGGCGCCGACACGCCAGACAATAACCGCATGGCGGAGCAGGCGATCAACGAGTACCAGGACGTGCTCAAGATGAAGGCCAACGATCTTAACGCCATCAAGGGCATCGCCTATCTCTACCTGCAGATGAAGAAGTTCGACAAGGCCCAGGAGTACTACCGAAAGGTCATCACCGTCGATCCCAACGATCCCGAGGCCTATTA
Coding sequences:
- a CDS encoding deoxyguanosinetriphosphate triphosphohydrolase, which produces MLAPYAARVEQSRGRRHPEASHPYRTDYQRDRDRVVHARAFRRLEDKTQVFTRRYSDHFRNRLTHTIEVAQISRTIAAQLGLEVDLVEALALVHDIGHPPFGHAGEKALDAAMRAHGSFFDHNLHALRIVEDFEQRYAAFRGLNLTFEVREGIIKHSRDCSPQEFPELAEYLLDQRPPLEAQLIDLTDEIAYNTADLDDGYEAHILKLEDIRAGLPVFNRFYEQAEARYPAVREKLKFNEALKAVLDRMVSDLISAACRRIDEAGVKSLADVRACPTRLAGFSAEVETERLQSKSFLHEKLYYSDALRPEKSGAERVVTELFSYWTAHPESLPTSYREQTTREPVHRIVCDYIAGMTDSFILHQHRELCGNGGSAGL
- a CDS encoding metal-dependent hydrolase, with amino-acid sequence MEPLTHFLTGACISRAAGLNRKTLLATTTCVLAAEAADLDVVWSFKSRIDGFAHHRGITHAFVGAPFVAAFVIGFVYLLWLVKRRRGPEPAGAATGPVLPKTPRWGLLYGFALIAALSHILLDFTNNYGVRPFEPFSYRWYSWDIVFIFEPLLYAFFLAGLALPALFALINEEIGVRRRPRGQGGAITALVLMVALWGVRDYQHRRAVAALDARLYHEAAPLRVSAFPYYLNPFKWYGVVETENFYERVIVDSLVPEVDPGARSETRYKREETPVLEAAKNTRLGRVYLDWAQYPVVEVEPTEAGQKGYVVRFYDLRFEYPDLVRRRNHTLGARVLLDPNMHEVAEWFGSQPQQPD
- a CDS encoding thioesterase family protein; protein product: MSKPVPVGARAELEMTVELKDTLTGVHPELPPVLSTPRMIRLMEEACFHALQPYAEGDEITVGTHINVSHKAATGIGIKVKAEAVMESFDGRFYTMRVRAWDEDNEIGSGTVNRAFVGVAKFMSRVKSKGA
- the tgt gene encoding tRNA guanosine(34) transglycosylase Tgt, with product MPFCFDILARSGAARRARMSTAHGPVETPVFMPVGTQATVKAVPQDVLEELGAQIILGNNYHLYLRPGAEQIRSLGGLHRFMSWERALLTDSGGFQVWSLSEMRKLSDEGVEFRSHLDGSLHFFTPESATASQIALGADIIMAFDECTEYPTDHQHARQSMELTLRWAERCKKAAGCRLQASGEPSGEPEAWSLEPGAPALFAIVQGGMHPDLRRECALRLVDMDFPGYAIGGLSVGEPRALTREIVESTLEHLPTDKPRYLMGVGTPEEIVEYAALGVDMMDCVHPTRAARHGLLFTSEGKINIKGARYAADPGPLDPNCSCRVCARYSRAYLRHLFSTHEVLGQVLNSIHNLAYYLDTMKRVRHSIELGEFSSSLSALRPQTLNSPARTQREDPTIAPSRE
- the yajC gene encoding preprotein translocase subunit YajC, which translates into the protein MVMALAQGSSGGRGSSLVTFAPLVLIFVIFYFLLILPQQRRQKKWQQMLSELKTGDRVVTSGGLRGTVIALRDDSIHLRVPPDNLRLEVSRSSIVSVTSGEETKTSG
- the secF gene encoding protein translocase subunit SecF — encoded protein: MEFFRNPNIHFLKYKWYFLAFSLIFSVAGVLSMTFWHGVPLGVDFRGGTLVYVKFTHPPDNNQIRAELDRTGLKNARIQRIGELATNEVLIALDIKETSEAALDQGKNQIINALQPPNPPAGKQDLNNAGSQSIQDYLMSKDPLHLGTDAAQRYAALAQQILQVRNKDRGGAIASLDDLSRAGIPAPVVQSLNEGFFTSDFGVRNVEIVGPQVGKQLQTQAKLAILYSLAGMLVYLWFRFELIYGVAAVVACFHDTLITVGAFSLLGKEISLTVIAAILTLVGYSMNDTIVVFDRIRENVKLLRRESLAEIVDRSINQTLSRTVLTSGLTFLTVLSLYLFGGEVLHGFSLALVIGIIIGTYSSIFIASPMLVAYQDWRLRRARGLAAPVPVPAQQRREKVRS
- a CDS encoding TonB family protein, encoding MFEDSLIESGRRLKSKRGATTLLSFVLQALLLGILVLIPLIYTEALPKQQLMTFLVAPPPPPPPPPPAAMAVKVVKQVVSEIANGQLRTPTKIPEKVQMIKEEEAPPPVSGIGGVVGGVPGGVPGGSMGGVIGGIIGSTPVAVPKAATPVRVRVSQGVSQGLLIHQVKPAYPPLARQARIQGSVVLQAVIAKDGTIQGLHVVSGHPMLTTAAVDAVKQWRYKPYFLNGEPVEVETQITVNFTLAG
- a CDS encoding MotA/TolQ/ExbB proton channel family protein; the encoded protein is MLVALATLFYTHVPTIALAIFQEGEISWDPISLWKQMGLLAKIVVIILFIMSGWSIGVMIDRWMAFSAARKQSRAFAPAVAGALREGKIDEAIRVAERNKKSHLAKVVTAGLQEFKAHGESTEIPGEQIEASKRALERAEAIVHAELKRGLGGLATIGATSPFVGLFGTVVGIINAFKGIQSQKATGLGAVAGGISEALVTTAIGLFVAIPAVMMYNYLSGRVEAFDVEMDNSSSELVDYFLKRRNAARR
- a CDS encoding ExbD/TolR family protein, producing MAIAKKAMAVNSTINVTPMVDVMLVLLIIFMVITPMLQHGVSVDLAKTNNPVQMPDADKEDALLVAVTRDGKVFFGSDQISPDQLTNKIKDKLVSRVDKRVFIKADARTKYGNVVEVVDNVRAAGVDQLGLLTEQRKMGAPAPPPSAPAAAAPTGGQ
- a CDS encoding biopolymer transporter ExbD — encoded protein: MSMAVGGPGSGPSADMNVTPLIDVLLVLLIIFMVITPLTPKGLDALVPQPPKDQKAQPPSTDRTVVVQVIKTGGQPALKINQEDVTWDKLQGRLEEIYKTRAEKVMFVKADTDLAFADVAQVIDISHSAGVDKVGLITAKIEAGN